The nucleotide window TTCCTCATGATATTTTATAAGCCTTCTGCAAGAGAAGGCTTCTTTACCCCACTAGCTCAGAATGCCAAAGATGGATAACAGGCTTTTATCTAAGTGGCAATTCCAGAGCTGTTGTAAATTTCAACAGAGGGACTGCTGGTCTTCTTCCTCCATACTCTTCCTGGGTGTGTTTATCAACAAGGGACAGAAAAGTGAGTTATTCTATTGAGTCaccttttcctccctttctgcTTTTCAATTCTAATAAACTTACATATTCTTAGAGTAGTGAACTTGTCTGCAGATAAAAGGATTTGGGATTCTATTGTTCTACAGAGGCTGTAGAGCTGTCCTTTTGTTTTAGGGGGAGTTATATAAACTCCTGAAAAGCCATATGGAAGTGCtggtatttgtttaaaaatagcaCATCCTGAGTTCTCTTTAGCTTTTGATGTCATGCAAATGGTTGGATTCCATTGACCGCCACCATTGTTCTCTAGATCTTTCCTTGGCCTGGTTTTCAGTGACCTCTTCCCTAATCATATGTGAGCAAAGGCACACGTGGGATGAGGGGGGAAAAATCTAGCCACATTAAAAAGGAGCTCCTTCTGGTATTCATTCTggtttaaattataatttatatagcaGAAGTCTGTTGCCTGGTGACTTATTTAAAGGTGGAATAGTGTTTTGAACTGCTTACCTTTGACCACAGATATTTGAGTCTGCAGACCACTTTATATCCAGGTTCATTTAGAACACAGATGGAATTGTCTTAAGCTGCTTTACTTTCCCATAGCGCTGAAAAGGGAATGGAGCGTGCCCCCCACAGTAAGTATTCAGtaattgttttggagttcccattgtggctcagtgattaatgaacctgactagcatccatgaggactccagtttgatccctggcttcactcagtgggttaaggatctggggttgctgtgagctgtggtgtaggttgaagatgcagctctgatcccacgttgctgtggctctggcacaggccagtggctacagctccgattcgccccctagcctgggaacctccatatgccacaggagcggcccaagaaatggcaaaaaaagacaaaaagaaaaaaagaaagtatgttttttaattattctgaagaatattaattttcatttatatcaatGCCTTTATTTACAACATTTCTGTTGTCTAAGTTAATTCTACTgattatagctctgattccacccctagcctgagaacctccatatgctgcggatgcagccctaaaaagacaaaaaaataaataaataaataaaaataacttaccTGGTTTTTATGGTTTTTTCCCCTCCCATGCTAAACTGGGCTAGACTGATAacttaggtgctcaataaatgtatttgtttttatttttcttgtagaTCTCCTGTTCCCTATTGATATTTCCTTGGTCAAGAGAGAGCATGATTTTTTGGACAGAGATGCTATTGAGGCTTTATGCaggtaaatggaaatattttgggtgttttcttcctctttttcatctttttaagaaCTTAATACTGATCTCGCTGATGAGTTTGCTTTTGTTCAAATTTTGTCAGGTTCTTGATTAATAAATGGAATAGTGATTTACTTCATTATAAATCatatgtcttttaattaaaataagtggCTTCCTGTTAATTAGTACTGTCATTAAAATAGTGCtgtcccagggagttcctgctgtggatcagcaggttaagaacctgactagtaatccatgaggatgcaggtttgacccctggccttgttcaaagggttaaggatccagcattgctgtgagctgtggtataggttgcagacatggctcagatccagcgttgctgtttctgtggctgtggtgtaggctggcagctgcagctccagttcaactcctagctgggaacttccatatgggcagcttcagccataaaaagaaaagtaaagaaaaaaaaaatgactgttctATGTTCTAGGATGTACTCAGATAGCACCATTCCATATTTGATACCATATGGTTGTTGAAACAGGTAAGTTTAGGCAGGATGAAAACTtggaatgtgtttttttaaagacagtgcAATTCACTGCATGGCCCCAGCCAGGTACCCTCATAGAGTCAAATCCACTGAGGTGTTGAATGGAAATAATACACTCAAGAGGAATAAATACAACTAGGGGGACTTTGGCAAACTAGGGGCAGGAGGACCATTGTTTCAATCCTAGGAAAGCATCTCTGAACTGCTTCAGCTTCCCCAGGTACACAGTGATAACAATGGGATTAAATAAGGCTGTAAAATAACTCAGCACGGCCTTTAACATAAAGTAGACAGGTAGTAAATGAgcatttatgtgaaatgtgaaTAAAACTGTCAGAAACCCTTGTTTATGGTGCTGGTGGGTCTCCTGGCTGAGGAGCATCTGGTAGTAATGAAACAGGCAGCAGACAATAACAGGACCCTGATAATCCTTTCAAACTCTTCTCCACATATTATTCATTAAGTTAATCATCCTTTgtaatttttctaaaaacttaGAAGCCATCAAAGCTGAATTCTAGGGGGAAAAATTATGCACACACAAAATTCACTTGTTGATTtgatagtaaaattaaaataaactttctttttaattgcaaaattaatttttacttggAAAAACATCGTTAAGGTTGAATGACACCTAGCATTTATTTCCCCTTTATAGGCCAGAGAAAGCAGATGTAGCGCcatgaaagttttatttcttgcctttcttaTGTAATACAATGATTTTTGAAGCACCTAACTTAAGTAGAGGTGTTAGGGAAAGATAGGTGTGATGTTTAGAATGAAGTGTGGAATAGACTAGTTCTCCTagcttaagaaaggaaaaaaggccaCATTAACCACAGAAACAGTGTCACTTTTCAAATCCAATTGCATGACTGCTTAGAAATGTCCAGGGTGTGTACACATTTTCTGAAGGAAACCTACTTCCAAGTCCCCCACTGTAGTGTGTAATAGCATGGTTATGTCATCTGGAATGAAAAAATGTCACTAACACCATTTAGGAGGGAAAAAGTCAGCATCTGGAATATAAACTACTCCAGAcgtatttgaaatgttttaatgcTTAGCTGTGTGGCagaattaatttcttttcaattcaTCATGGGTGATAATGCATAAAAATGAGGTCACTCTTAAGATGTACCCTAGGAAATATGTACTCATTGAGTCAGATCATCCATTTCGCACATGTCAGGCTACTTAGTGAGTGGGCCCAGGGAGAACAGCAAGAGCTTAGACATTCCTGCATCACAAAAGTATCACTGCAGCATTGCGGCCCCAAGGATTATGATCAAACTCTtgaatgcttttttattttctttagtatcAGTTTGAAATAGAGCTACCCTGTTCTGAGAAGGGCTTCCTCTGCCCTTTGTGGTTTACATTGGCTCTCAGCACTGTCTGAGAAGCTACCtctctggtgttttgttttgtttttttttttaatttttttattaaagtatagttgatatacaatgttccttcaatttctgctgtacagcaaagtgacccagtcataaatatgtgtgtatgtgtgtgtgtgtgtgtatgtacacattatttttttcacactgtCTTCCATAAAgctctaacccaagagattggacgtAGCttcctgtactgtacagcaggacgtcattgcttatccattcaaaatgtgatagtttgcatctaccaaccccaaactccccattgatcccaccccctcccacctccctcctggcaaacacaagtctgctctccatgtccatgatctgtttttgctttgtatgTAAGATCAtttgagccatattttagattccacatatgagtgatatctatggtatttgtctttctctttctgacttagttcacttagtatgagaatctctagttgcatccatgttgcttcaaatggcataattttgtccttttatggctaagcagtattccattgtatatataccacattttcttaatccattcatccattgatggacatttgagttatttccatgaataactattgtgaataatgctgcagtgaacataggggtgcatgtatcctttttttgttttttttgtttttgttctttaggcctgtacccacggcatatagaagttcccagcctaggggtcaaatcagagctatagccgccggcctacaccacagccatagcaatgtgggatacaagccatgtctgtgacctataccacagctcacagcaacgctagatccttaacccactgagcgaggtgagggatcaaacccacatcctcatggatactagtcagattcgtttccaccatgccacaacaggaactcccaaatgtatctttttgaatgaaagttttgtctggatatatgcccaggagtgggattgctggatcatatggtagttctatatttagttttatgaggaacctccatactgttttccatagtggttgtaccaatttatgttcctacCAAGAGTGAAGGATGATTAAAAAGCTGCCTCTCTTTGAAAGGAATAACTATATACTCTTAGATCTTTACTGAAAGGAAAAGACTAAGAACAGCTAGACCTCAATCTCTCTTTGGGGTTCTGATTGGGCTTCATTTTCTCTTATGCGTAGAGTGATACCTCATAGTCTGACTGTAAGAAGGAAATGCACAGATAGATGTCcaagtgctttaaaaatttaaaaattatcagacCTAGAACTGACCACCCAGATTTGAGTATGTGGGGAAAGCTGGAGGTTGGATTCAGAATTCACAGGAACAGTCATCACCTCATTTGTAATGGAAAACCCAAGGGCTTTTGTCCACATGTTCACATAAATAGGTTTCTTTTGGCAAATGATTTGCCTTTGAGAAAGCCAAAcagatatttcaaagaaaaagatggagGCAAGCATGTTCCTTGGAAATGTGCTGTGAGTTCTGAGTTGTCAGCAAGATAGTTGGGGATACTTGTTTTACTCAATGATGTGACATTCATCTCATTTGCTAGACTAACCTCTTTACATGCTCTCAGGTCAGCAAATCATGAAGCTATAGTATTGTGCCTTGTACACACATTTATCAAGTTCTTTCTAAATGGACAGACTTTTTGTAGACTTCATCTTTTGCCTTGTTGAAATATTTTGtgcagtatattttaaatatatatggtaATATAGTTACAGAAACTTAAAtggaagattttacttttttttttggccacacctgcagcatgtggaaattcccgggccagggattgaacgggaaccacagctgcagtgacagcaccagatccttaaattactgcaccacaagggaactccctgggaagttttactttaataaaatattattaaatatttagtttaatatttttactctaaataaaaaaattttagatttgttttcaaTGAAATCATTCTTACATTGTTTCTCTTTCCTGACACCCCGCCCCTACTCCAGTCCTGAGAGACAGATAACTGTGCACACTTGCACTCATGTGCATGCACCCACACGGATGAAATGCTTCCCTATACACGCTAGTAGACACTCCCATGTTCTGTTTAAAGATTATTAGTAACATTTGTATGTTTACAACATTTGCAAATTTTAGAGCTCTTTTGGTCAAAAATCTTGTAGGAGCTGATCTCTTAACACAGGCTACTTAGAGCAGAAGACCTGTAGACTAAATGTTTTCTGGAGAATGATAATGATACTGTCTTAAATATAAAGTTTAGTAATGGCCAAAAGTCATAATTATGCATCTGCCAGGTTTTTGGATATGGATTGTGACCTAACATTCTTACATGCACACCTGTCAGGGTTTATATACTCCTTGACTTGGAGAGATTGGCGTTTGTCCCAGTGTTGATTGCTTTGCTGTATCATCCAACCCTGATTATAAGCCAAGATGCTGAGAGCATCTCATTCAGTATTAAATACTGGAGGAGTGATTCACTTGTCTTGAGGTATATACAGGTGATAATGCAAACTATGGCCTGTTCTTAGAGTACCTTTTCTGAAAATGTTCTTTGTGTCTCTAGATAGCTTCTACAAAATATTCCATATTGCTATTTTCAGTTACAAGTGACTCCCGTGAATACACCAACAAATTACAATCATAAATAGATTCCCATGGTGTCATCTTCAGTGTGCACTTAATTGTAAAACAGCTCTTGAGGTGCCTCAGCTTTGGAAAGCAGATGGCTACATGGTTTCAACTGTTCCAGGCCTATGAAGAGAAAGGCAATTGCATAATTctaagaaaatatctttaaggATTGGAACAGTTTTATTTGTCAGGTCTACTTGGGAAATTGTTCCTTTCTCACCTCTCTTCTGCTTTCCCTGTTTTCAGTTTGAGTACACGAGGCCCAGATCCCCACTCACCATGCTTTTATCAGGGTGAGTGCAGCTCCCTGCAGCAAAGCTCTTGAACCTTTGATGGCTCACCCTGTGCTCCCTCCCCCTTCAGAGCGGAGTACAAGTTGCCCAGCAGATAAGACTGACACATTCCTGAGGAGCTGAGCCAGTGAGGGCCCTGGGAGGGGGGTGGAAAGGACCAGGGCTTCTGGACAGATGGTGTAAGATACCAGTGTCCTAACACTCACTGGTGGAGTCATACTTAGATAGAAGCTGCTCCCATATAGTATCatgattaacatttattttagaaagaaatgcagaagatACAGTTTTTGAGGGCCAGAGCCACCTCATTTTTGTCCTGTGGCCTTGGACAAAGTTTGTAACTACTCCAAGCccccattttctcatctataaagtgaagtAGTAATATCTCTACCAGAGGGCTGCCGTGAGGACCAAGATGGAATAATATATATGAGGTACAAGGCACAGTGCCTGACCCAGAGCAAGCCCCTGACTCGTTGAGCCAGAATCACTACTTCTGGTCAGTACTGTCTCCCTCTAAATCCCTTATGTTCTGCCACTTTGGAGGTCTCTAGGGGACAAAGGAATAGCATGGAAACCTCAAGGCAAACCTTCTGGGCTTTAAAATTGGCATGCCATTAGCTTAGTGCTACCTAGAGAAAACGATAATGTTAACCTTTACAGAACTGGCCTCCTGGGTCTTTTGCATTTGACTCAAATCTAGACCTTTGTGAAGTAAACTTCATCTTCTTCAGATGGACAGGCACTGCACAGGCATCCAAGCCTAGTAATCTTGGTTATAAACACCGCTCAACCATTAAAGCCCAGATCAAGTCAAGCGGGTATTTGATTACAGGTTTGATTAATGAAACCCAGACCTAAGACTAACCGTAACCATCCTGGATTCTTTAAATCTTGAAGACATTTGAGAACTAAAACACTGTGAGTAGAAGTCATTTAAGTAATAGATGCCTCTGAGAGAGGGACTTATGTCCACTCATTTTAACATCTGTGGACTTTTTCttagttatttgttttcttacccTTCCCATCAACAGAGAGAATTTTCCTGAACAGGGGTGCTCTTGGTTATCTTTGTTTATTCTATAAACAGTCTACCACATAATCTATGAAATCAAGGACAGTCTTATCAGCAGGCAAAAATACTTTCTACCCTCCTACCTTCAAGTTGTTAGACAAGCTGCAAGAACAGGATCAAAAAGATAGAGCCTTGAAAAGGGCTCATGGTCAGTTTGAATTTGTGTGTATTAAATGCTCTTGTCTATGGAAATGGATGAATTGGAATCTtagggaaaactggaaaactgatGGTATAAGACAGCAGATAGGGTAAATGTCCATTTGAGAAAGATGAAGCAATGGTCATCTGGAAGATGTTAGAAAGAATTGGGGCCTGAAAAGCTGTCATTCACACTTTTGCATGCCATTTATTCCTACGTATGtaaagggtttctttttcttttttttttttccagctgtttcattgttttccagtgaagtgattatttttttgagtatttcattttcagtgaaactaaattattttcctaattttaaattaCTACTCTGGCAGgggtaaaaaaaaagtattcagaatAAAAGTGACTCCTGTTACAAAGAAAAATCTGATTCACTACTTATTTTTAAACTCTAAAGATGTCAACCCTTGAAGCTGCagtatacacaattttaattatttgccCCATTGCTGTGACTATACCATGCATTATCCTGTCTTGTACAGGAACTTGTAAAAAAGAATTGGGTATTAAAGAGGGCTCAAATTTCCTTTCTATACAGAAATCACTGAACTTTTTAACAGGCTATCTAAGATGAATATTTGTCAGAGATaactaaaaattgttttatttttatgtttaaattttgatttaagATGAATACACTTTATTTACCGACAACTCTGGTTGGTTCCTTGCTGCTGTTCCTATTTCTATGAAAGGAGGCGTCCCTGGTTTTTATTTGTTGGCACTGGGTACCTGATGGCTCAACCTAGAGACTCTTGGAAGAATAAATTTCCTCATTGAGAGTTTGTCCTGTGAAGAATAAGAGGCACCTGACAGAACCACCACAGTGCGCCATTCATTGTACTATAAAGtcatattaaatttaaatgaaaaagctTGCAAAATacaaaggtatttttaaactattcactttttaaagaagtttcGAATACTCCTCTAAATTGTAGATGTTAATGGATTCAAAGAAACCCAAACCTGTCAACTGTTTGGAAGAAATATTTATCCACCCGTCAGTGGTTCTCTGACTTTGCTAATGTTATTTCTTTGCTCTGTAGGCGTCTAAATACTTTAAACAAATGTGCGGTGATGAAGCTGGAAATTAGTCCTCATCGGAAAAGAGTGAGTATATGAAATGCATAGCAGGATGAGAGGAAAGGGGGCAGATCAAAAACTGGCTTATGTGTttcattttaggttttgtttctctAACTCTTACTTCTTTGTTCcaaaaatatctacattttaaatgttataatccAGTCAGATTTACCAAAAACTGTGTAGCCTTATGTAGTTGAAACTAATAGCTGCAGCCAGCGAAGaaattgtgtcttttcttttctttttccttttctttttagagccgcatctgcagcatatggaagttcccaggccaggggtcaaatcggagttgcagctgcaggcctatgccacagccacagtaatgccagatccgagctgcatctgtgacctataccacagctcatggcaaaaccggatccttaacccactgagtgaggccagggatcgaacccacatcctcaaggatacttgtcgggtttcattactgctgagtcacaacaggaactccaaatcgcGTCTTTTCTACTGTTCTTGATCTGAACAGATCATCTGTGGTTTTGCTTCATTAACTCTATGCCTATGACATATTAAAGGGATGAAGCTTAAGGAATTCCTGTAGATTTTGCATGGCCTCCCTATAGAAATTAAGGCTGGAGTTCTTGGGAACTCTCTCTTCCCATATATAACAGTGACTGTGTTATAGAGACAGCAGTGAGGGCTGGCTGGGGGCTTATGGAAGAATAACAGAGatttggagggagaaaaggaattagaggaggaagaagggagggcagGAAACCCCACACATTCTAGTGACATGGCACGTAATTCGTAAGACCGAATTGGTCTTTTCTTCTCTGTACAAAATGTGAGGGCTGCTTATGAGATCTTAGGAGAAGAGGAGGGTGCAGGAGTGGGAGTGAGTGTCACAAATTAGAGTAAACAAGAGTAAGTTGGGTCAAAGAACATATTTCTGACTGTCCAGAGTACCAATTTTAATTATCTTAACCTGCCACAAGTGGCTTTCTTGGGGGAGTTAAACCTCTTAAACAAATGAACTGGAACCTCACACCCACTGAGCTGTGGAGAGGAGCCTGGCAAGTCAGCGTTTAGTACTCTCCACTCCTTGTCCTATGAAACTGGGGTCACATGAGATTCTCCACATCAGTGGGAAGGTCATGTGTCACGCTGAACTGGGCCTTTTGATATCCCACCTGAGAGGCTCAGATGCAGCGGTCTGTCATAGCATAACCCCGAGTCCTGCCTATAAATGAGGCATCATCAGCGGAGAGGGTACCCCATGTTTGCAAATGTTACGTGCTGTCAGGACCGGGTGTTGGTGAAGTCTTTTTAAATGGAGCATGTCGAGGTTGAAAAGTCACAGGACACTTGTGGTAGTAACACTGGTTCCCATGTTGGTGTGGGAGGGAACGAAAGGGAACAAGTAGGAGGCTGTACCCACTGAAGAGATGGGATGACTCACCTTGCTTCCTGTCTCCATTAATCTCTTAGAAGAGATCTTATGAATTTTTAGGGTAGCTAGAGATTTCAGTCACCACGCCTCTTAAAGTGTTTAAAAACCACCTTTTTAATTGCAAAAGAGAAGATAAACACATACTATCAACAGACAGCAAAGTTGGAGGCAGACCAGAGGGAGTCCTACCATTGTAGACtccagttcaaaatattttacatgccAGAAATTTTCACAGATCTCAGAGGTTTCCTCTGCAAATAATTAAAGGTCAGCTTATAGATCCCAGAGTCTCCATGAAATAACTCATATTTAGCATGAAACACTTTGTCAGGCTTTTACCTCTTCAGTTCTTTACATACctcttagttatttttttaaaaaataataaaataaaaatgtaagggGGGAATCCTCCCAGGTGGCGTGTTGTAATCAATgcctcctggcccctggcccctggccctcaGCACATGCCCCACTCCCTGCTatctcccagccccagggcaTGAATGGCTCTATTCCCTCTTTGCAGAGTGAGGATTCGGATGAGGATGAGCCTTGTGCAATAAGTGGCAAATGGACTTTCCAGCGGGACAGCAAGAGGTGGTCCCGGCTTGAAGAATTTGATGTCTTTTCTCCAAAGGAAGACCCCATTCCTGGGTCCCCAGACAATTCTCACCTGAAGAACGCCCCGAGCCATGAAAGCATGCTGACGGACCTCAGCGAGCGCCAGGAGGTGGCTTCTGTCCGCAGCCTCAGCAGCACCAGCAGCCTTGCCACCCACACACCCCACTGTGGGGACACAGCCACCACCCGGACTAATTCGGTCATCAGCGTCTGCTCTTCTGGCACCTTTGTAGGCAACGATGACTCCTTCTGCAGCCTGCCCTCCCCCAAGGAACTGTCCAGCTTCAGCTTCAGCATGAAAGGCCACGAGAAGAGCACCAAGTCCAAGACACACAGTCTGCTGAAACGCATGGAGAGCTTGAAGCTCAAGGGCTCCCACCACGGCAAGCACAAGGCACCCTCCAAGCTGGGGCTGATCATCAGCGGGCCCATCCTGCAGGAGGGGATGGATGAGGAGAAACTCAAGCAGCTGAACTGTATGGAGATCTCCGCCCTCAACGGCAACCATATCAATGTCCCCATGGTACGAAAGAGGAGTGTCTCCAACTCCACgcagaccagcagcagcagcagccagtcTGAGACCAGTAGCAACGTCAGCACGCCCAGTCCTGTCACCAGGACCCGCAGCCTCAGTGCCTGCAACAAGCGGGGAGGCATGTACTTAGAGGGCTTCGATCCGTTCAATCAGTCCACATTCAACAACATCATGGAACAGAACTTTAAGAACCGCGAGAGCTACCCAGAGGACACAGTGTTCTACATCCCGGAAGATCACAAGCCTGGCACTTTCCCCAAAGCCCTTTCCAATGGCAGTTTCTCTCCCTCAGGGAATAACAGCTCTGTGAACTGGAGGACGGGAAGCTTCCACGGCCCCGGCCACATCAGCCTGAGGAGGGAAAACAGTAGCGACAGCCCCAAGGAACTTAAAAGACGCAATTCCTCGAGCTCTATGACCAGCCGCCTGAGTATCTATGACAACGTGCCAGGCTCCATCCTCTATTCCAGTTCAGGTGACCTGGCTGACCTGGAGAACGAGGACATCTTCCCTGAGCTGGATGACATCCTATACCACGTGAAGGGGATGCAGAGGATAGTCAACCAGTGGTCGGAGAAGTTTTCAGATGAGGGCGACTCTGACTCAGCCCTGGACTCGGTCTCTCCATGCCCTTCCTCTCCCAAGCAGATACACCTGGATGTGGACAATGACCGAGCTACCCCCAGTGACCTGGACAGCACAGGCAATTCACTGAATGAACCTGAGGAGCCCTCTGACATCCCGGAAAGGAGGGATTCTGGGGTTGGGGCCTCCCTGACCAGGTCCAACAGGTAAgagctttccttccctctccagtttggggaggggggataaGAAAGGAGCTGCTTCCTCATGAGTAAGGCAGATGGGATTAAGTCTGGCATGAATAGCCATGGAAGTACCTAAGGAAAGTGACAGACCCGGAACTCCTACCTACCATCCCAAAAGGATGAATAttattagagttccctggtggctcagtgggttaaggatcaggtgttgtcaccactctggctcaggtcactgctatggcatgggttttgtccctggcctaggaacttcatgctgtggatgtggccagaaaaaataaaaaatttttaaaaaatgaatattgtttaGAGGGTActggagtttcagtttgggaagatgaagtaAGTTCTGTGGATGGATGGGAGGGATGGTTGTACAGCCACTGTGGATGTCCTTCATGCTTAATGTACTTCAGGGTACACTTAAAAGTGGGAAagacagtaaattttatgttatatatattttaccggGGGGGGGGTGGACGGAGACTGGAATGCACGTTGAGTCAGTCTTCTCAGTTCCTAAATAAGAAGCCAGTGAGCAACCCACTGCTGACTTTGTGTCTACCCCTTAGAAAGCCTCTGCACTCATGCACATCCCGCTGCCTTCTCTCACAGGCACAGGCTGAGGTGGCACAGTTTCCAGAGCTCTCATCGGCCAAGCTTAAACTCTGTATCACTGCAGATCAACTGCCAGTCGGTGGCCCAGATGAACCTGCTGCAGAAATACTCCCTCCTGAAGTTAACCGCCCTGCTGGAGAAACACACGCCTTCCAATAAGCATGGTTTTAGCTGGTAAGGGTTTAAACTGCTCAGTGAATTGTAATTGAAATTGTTTTCAACCAGCCCCAGGAGGCTGTTCCAGCCCTGAGGATGTGACAGTTGGATCTGGTGTCTTTAGTCCACCCTCCTAATGCAATCAGCTTCTGCATTCTTGTGGCCACATTTGATACTGCTtaagcctgcagagtttcagggAATGTCCATCAGGCTTGCTTGATTGAGTTTTCGGTGCTCTGAGTGACAAATGGCCAGTGGATGGGATAAGAATGACTCCTCCATGTTATTTTACTGGCACTTCTTTCCCAGTGATAGAAAGAGCCCACAGTAGGCAACTACATGTACTAGATCACATCCTATTTTGGAGGGTAGGGAAGAAAACTGTTTGGATAATAAGATGTTTTGAGACCAACTCTGAAAGACTTCTACATGGGTTTGTAACCCTTTTGATGtatgtttttagaaataatttttgatgTAA belongs to Phacochoerus africanus isolate WHEZ1 chromosome 3, ROS_Pafr_v1, whole genome shotgun sequence and includes:
- the LOC125122935 gene encoding rho GTPase-activating protein 7 isoform X2, with the protein product MGDPEAHVMARPLRAPLRRSFSDHIRDSTARALDVIWKNTRDRRLAEIEAKEACDWLRAAGFPQYAQLYEDLLFPIDISLVKREHDFLDRDAIEALCRRLNTLNKCAVMKLEISPHRKRSEDSDEDEPCAISGKWTFQRDSKRWSRLEEFDVFSPKEDPIPGSPDNSHLKNAPSHESMLTDLSERQEVASVRSLSSTSSLATHTPHCGDTATTRTNSVISVCSSGTFVGNDDSFCSLPSPKELSSFSFSMKGHEKSTKSKTHSLLKRMESLKLKGSHHGKHKAPSKLGLIISGPILQEGMDEEKLKQLNCMEISALNGNHINVPMVRKRSVSNSTQTSSSSSQSETSSNVSTPSPVTRTRSLSACNKRGGMYLEGFDPFNQSTFNNIMEQNFKNRESYPEDTVFYIPEDHKPGTFPKALSNGSFSPSGNNSSVNWRTGSFHGPGHISLRRENSSDSPKELKRRNSSSSMTSRLSIYDNVPGSILYSSSGDLADLENEDIFPELDDILYHVKGMQRIVNQWSEKFSDEGDSDSALDSVSPCPSSPKQIHLDVDNDRATPSDLDSTGNSLNEPEEPSDIPERRDSGVGASLTRSNRHRLRWHSFQSSHRPSLNSVSLQINCQSVAQMNLLQKYSLLKLTALLEKHTPSNKHGFSWAVPKFMKRIKVPDYKDRNVFGVPLTVNVQRTGQPLPQSIQQAMRYLRNHCLDQVGLFRKSGVKSRIQALRQMNESALDCVNYEGQSAYDVADMLKQYFRDLPEPLMTNKLSETFLQIYQYVPKDQRLQAIKAAIMLLPDENREVLQTLLYFLSDVTAAVKENQMTPTNLAVCLAPSLFHLNTLKRENSSPRVMQRKQSLGKPDQKDLNENLAATQGLAHMIAECKKLFQVPEEMSRCRNSYTEQELKPLTLEALGRLCNDESASYQHFLQDCVDSLFKEVKEKFKGWVSYSTSEQAELSYKKVSEGPPLRLWRATIEVPAMPEEILKRLLKEQHLWDVDLLDSKVIEILDSQTEIYQYVQNSMAPHPARDYVVLRTWRTNLPKGACALLLTSVDHDRAPVVGVRVNVLLSRYLIEPCGSGKSKLTYMCRADLRGHMPEWYTKSFGHLCAAEVVKIRDSFSNQNTETKDTKSR